The following coding sequences lie in one Brachionichthys hirsutus isolate HB-005 chromosome 15, CSIRO-AGI_Bhir_v1, whole genome shotgun sequence genomic window:
- the camsap2b gene encoding calmodulin-regulated spectrin-associated protein 2 — protein sequence MEDAEEDDRRSRRRTFIVPAIKSFDQYDFTRAKISCSLTWLVAKASGSDAVPEELAEPLYRDQYNQEHLKPPVACLLQSAELYCRAGSLILRSDAVKPLLGHNAVIQALAQKGLYVTDQDRLVTERDLTSTPIQMSSHLALIDTLMMAYTVEMVSVERVASCIDRWSSAEPPYSDGHIQDLPYDTEDAVITWINKVKEHLRNILVREQKLREASTQEGNAAAQKARHRKELSQQRSAPSLPQVENLLKDNTDGCALTVLLHFYCSRAIRLEDICLKETMSLADSLYNLQLVQEFCRSNLNRCCHFSLEDMLYAHASIKSNYLVFMAELFWWFEVVKPSFVQPRVFDPNASSCRKVASVSSPVKQRDAAGPESPESPESVPAGEGQMKTSNSMSYDDGCTGTWLKERRSSSQGISFEIPLEGDPIVPPREAPSLSGMARSASSDDLGFKVHFAPRGDSKRPLCLLPLSVNGQSRHIPEEEEEDVATRRPLGRSNTFSVESQSRYSNGFLTDGNRNPKNRHGNHSGPISPSTPPSIEEALKIIHDTERPHASLGLGDGDSSFFLHGAAPSDPPGARGQGDDPASAKARLNDHDPNSVSTDEFDTGIHVRTEDIQSLDEDSSSLRDDSDIDPDCEAMTRPRPLSDRQVRERSRDDGPAGVANANQDGGGRSSPCPSSAPTIPRSHSASPASSSAGSGGGVVRMTSFAEQKFRKLEGRSSGGTTPDSSDLNAPYAHPTKSIRSQISTPPLPITSRSPVTPPPRDPASLIASEMIQLRMKLEEKRRAIEAQKKKVEAAFTRHRQKMGRTAFLNVVRRKGVAAPVDPTSGAGETPSPEPLAPSEETNQGSKERAERCKPDGAAPKSPCEDGGGVTPGEVYLADYTRSIERLNTSLGFLQTEMQRLSQQQEKIMAMREEQQQQQQQAWVIPPPAPSPHRQLRELRSSSVTGRGSVGSLSPILSSSGSSRAPKHSPAGIKRRPASFHARTPRTPRPADLKVTPFSRMLDTPTSVDSLPRLRRFTSSQTQLSSFAYLGHDKGSGASGDGVETPKEETAAGSPQPSKEAAAEKGEETNQTAPATQSTGDIGRVRSSEVPCQPATEIQASWVKTDSPDRRDPVEAPPSQLEPPAGPPGGHATAGEGEEEVEGDAAGDDPKMCCGFFFKDDVKGEADMAVKKAALLEKRLRREKEAQERKQQQQQDQDQEQKKEAARLKAEEEQLKRDEEKARREYIRNEYVRKKQLKLMVDMDEVIKPRSGSLKKKPRPKSIHRDVLESCTPPVRGVRPRGFSVSSASLASLNLADRDKDQAGSRKDSRGSKVASARAPFFLSSPKERKGRPDSAEGFSSCPSTGSRNGEKDWENDSTTSSTPSNAEYTGPKLYKEPSAKSNKHIIQNALAHCCLAGKVNEGQKNKIIDEMEKSEASSFLVLFRDSGCQFRSVYTHCPETEDIARLAGIGPKSITAKMIEGLYKYNSDRKQFSQIPAKTMSASVDAVTIASHLWQAKKQGTPKKLHLK from the exons ATGCCGTACCGGAGGAGCTTGCCGAGCCTCTGTACCGGGACCAGTACAACCAGGAGCACCTGAAGCCTCCGGTTGCCTGCCTGCTCCAGTCCGCAGAGCTCTACTGCCGGGCGGGGAGCCTGATCCTCCGCAGCGATGCCGTCAAGCCTTTGCTGGGACACAACGCCGTCATCCAGGCCCTGGCGCAGAAAGGCCTGTATGTCACCGACCAGGACCGACTGGTCACCGAGAGAGACCTGACCAGCACGCCCATACAAATG AGTTCGCACCTGGCGCTAATCGATACGCTGATGATGGCGTACACTGTGGAGATGGTGAGCGTGGAGAGGGTGGCGTCCTGCATCGACAGGTGGTCCTCTGCCGAGCCCCCGTACAGTGACGGGCACATCCAGGACCTTCCCTACGACACGGAGGATGCAGTCATCACCTGGATCAACAAG gTAAAGGAACACCTGAGGAACATCCTTGTCCGAGAGCAAAAGCTGAGAGAGGCTTCGACCCAGGAGGGAAATGCAGCAGCTCAGAAA GCTCGCCACAGGAAAGAGCTTTCTCAGCAGAGAAGCGCCCCGTCGCTCCCCCAGGTGGAGAACTTGCTGAAGGACAACACAGACGGCTGCGCCCTGACCGTCCTGCTGCACTTCTACTGTTCACGGGCCATCAGACTGGAAG ATATCTGCCTCAAGGAGACCATGTCTTTGGCTGACAGTCTCTACAACCTCCAGCTGGTGCAGGAGTTCTGCAGGAGCAACCTGAACCGCTGCTGCCACTTCAGCCTGGAGGACATGCTCTACGCGCATGCATCCATAAAG AGTAATTACCTGGTGTTTATGGCGGAGCTTTTCTGGTGGTTTGAAGTGGTGAAGCCTTCATTTGTGCAGCCCAGAGTCTTCGATCCAAACG CATCATCCTGTAGAAAAGTGGCTTCCGTGTCCAGTCCGGTGAAACAGAGAGACGCAGCCGGCCCTGAGAGCCCGGAGAGCCCAGAGAGCGTCCCTGCAGGGG AAGGACAAATGAAGACGTCCAACTCCATGTCCTATGACGATGGCTGCACTGGGACGTGGCTCAAAGAAAGGCG TTCGTCCTCTCAGGGAATCTCCTTTGAGATTCCTCTGGAGGGAGACCCCATTGTGCCCCCCCGTGAAGCTCCCTCCCTCTCAGGGATGGCCCGTTCCGCCAGCAGTGACGACCTCGGGTTCAAAGTTCACTTTGCTCCTCGAGGGGACAGCAAACGCCCCCTCTGCCTCCTGCCTCTCAGTGTAAACGGCCAGAGCAGACACataccggaggaggaggaggaggacgtcgcTACCCGCAGACCCCTGGGGAGGAGCAACACGTTCTCCGTGGAGAGCCAAAGCAG GTACTCCAATGGATTCCTCACAGATGGCAACCGCAACCCAAAAAATCGCCACGGCAACCACAGCGGCCCCATCAGTCCTTCGACTCCTCCGAGCATTGAGGAGGCCCTGAAGATTATCCACGACACTGAAAGGCCCCATGCTAGCCTGGGCTTGGGAGACGGAGACAGCAGCTTCTTCCTCCATGGAGCGGCGCCTTCAGACCCCCCCGGGGCCCGGGGCCAAGGAGACGACCCGGCTTCGGCCAAGGCTCGGCTCAATGACCACGATCCAAACTCTGTGTCCACTGATGAATTTGACACCGGCATCCATGTGAGGACAGAGGACATCCAGAGCTTGGACGAGGACTCGTCCTCTCTGAGAGACGATTCAGATATTGACCCAGATTGCGAGGCTATGACCCGGCCCCGCCCTCTGTctgaccggcaggtgagggagcGAAGTAGAGATGATGGGCCCGCAGGGGTTGCTAATGCCAACCAAGATGGTGGTGGAAGGAGTAGCCCCTGCCCCAGCTCAGCACCCACAATCCCCAGGTCCCACTCAgccagccccgcctcctcctccgcgggCTCCGGGGGCGGCGTGGTCCGGATGACGAGCTTCGCAGAGCAGAAGTTCAGGAAGCTGGAGGGACGGAGCAGTGGAGGAACCACACCGGACAGCTCCGATCTCAACGCTCCTTATGCGCATCCGACGAAAAGCATCCGCTCTCAG ATCTCCACACCTCCTCTGCCAATCACGTCTCGCTCTCCGGTCACGCCTCCTCCCAGAGACCCCGCCAGCCTGATAGCCTCAGAGATGATTCAACTGAGGatgaagctggaggagaaacgGCGCGCCATTGAAGCCCAGAAGAAGAAG GTGGAAGCGGCTTTCACCCGCCATCGTCAGAAGATGGGCAGAACGGCCTTTCTGAATGtagtgagaagaaaaggagtCGCCGCCCCCGTCGACCCCACGTCAGGGGCAGGAGAAACGCCTTCCCCGGAACCGCTCGCGCCCTCCGAGGAAACAAACCAGGGCAGCAAGGAGAGGGCAGAGCGGTGCAAACCAGATGGAGCGGCGCCCAAATCCCCTTGCGAGGACGGTGGAG GTGTGACCCCGGGAGAGGTCTACCTCGCAGACTACACCCGCTCCATCGAGAGACTGAACACGTCGTTGGGCTTCCTGCAGACGGAGATGCAGCGTTTGTCGCAGCAACAGGAGAAGATCATGGCCATgagagaagagcagcagcagcagcagcagcaagcctGGGTCATTCCTCCCCCCGCGCCGTCTCCACACAG GCAGCTCCGTGAGTTGCGTAGCAGCAGCGTGACGGGCCGGGGGTCGGTCGGATCTTTGTCCCCTATCCTCTCTTCTTCCGGCTCCTCCCGCGCTCCTAAACATTCCCCGGCCGGCATCAAGCGGCGGCCGGCCTCTTTCCACGCCAGGACTCCTCGGACTCCGAGGCCGGCAGATCTAAAAGTGACGCCCTTCAGTCGGATGCTCGACACGCCCACCTCGGTGGACAGCCTGCCCAGGTTGAGGCGGTTCACCTCGAGCCAAACGCAGCTCAGCTCGTTCGCCTACCTGGGACATGACAAGGGCTCGGGGGCGAGCGGGGACGGCGTAGAAACCCCGAAAGAGGAGACGGCGGCTGGCTCTCCTCAGCCTTCTAAAGAAGCGGCCGCAGAGAAGGGGGAGGAAACAAACCAGACGGCGCCGGCGACCCAGTCGACGGGTGACATCGGGCGAGTGAGGTCATCAGAGGTGCCGTGTCAACCGGCGACTGAGATCCAAGCCAGCTGGGTCAAGACGGACTCGCCAGACAGAAGAGACCCGGTGGAGGCGCCTCCGTCTCAGCTGGAGCCTCCAGCAGGGCCGCCTGGCGGTCACGCGACAgccggggagggggaggaggaggtggaaggagacgcagcaggagaCGACCCAAAGATGTGCTGTGGATTCTTCTTCAAG GACGATGTGAAAGGCGAAGCGGACATGGCAGTGAAGAAAGCTGCTCTGCTGGAGAAGAGgctgaggagagagaaggaggcgcaggagaggaagcagcagcagcagcaggaccaggaccaggagcAGAAGAAGGAGGCCGCACG gttgaaagctgaggaggagcagctgaaacGGGACGAGGAGAAGGCGAGGAGGGAATACATCAGGAATGAGTATGTGAGGAAGAAGCAGCTGAAGCTGATGGTGGACATGGATGAGGTCATCAAGCCCCGATCTGGAAGTCTCAAGAAGAAGCCACGCCCCAAATCCATCCACAGGGACGTGTTGGAGTCGTGCACCCCCCCTGTGAGAG GGGTGCGTCCTCGAGGCTTCTCGGTGTCCAGCGCTTCGTTGGCGTCACTCAATCTGGCCGACCGTGACAAAGACCAGGCAGGCAGCAGGAAGGACAGCAG AGGCAGTAAAGTAGCTTCTGCCCGTGCCCCGTTCTTTCTGAGCTCTcccaaagaaagaaagggaag GCCGGACTCTGCAGAAGGTTTTTCCTCTTGTCCGTCGACCGGGAGCCGAAACGGAGAGAAGGATTGGGAAAACGATTCCACCACCTCGTCCACTCCCTCCAACGCCGAGTACACAG GACCAAAACTATACAAGGAGCCGAGTGCCAAGTCCAACAAGCACATCATCCAGAATGCCCTGGCTCACTGCTGCCTGGCTGGGAAGGTCAACGAAGGGCAGAAGAACAAGATAATTGAT GAAATGGAGAAATCTGAAGCCAGTAGCTTCCTGGTGTTGTTCCGTGACTCTGGATGCCAGTTCAGGTCCGTGTACACGCACTGCCCGGAGACAGAGGACATCGCCAGACTGGCCGGCATCGGCCCGAAGAGCATCACCGCCAAAATGATCGAGGGCCTCTACAAGTACAACTCGGACAGGAAGCAGTTCAGCCAGATCCCCGCCAAAACCATGTCCGCAAGCGTGGACGCCGTCACCATCGCCAGTCATCTGTGGCAGGCAAAGAAGCAGGGGACGCCCAAAAAACTACACCTAAAGTAG